One Burkholderiales bacterium genomic window carries:
- a CDS encoding isovaleryl-CoA dehydrogenase, whose product MKPGETFRKEFHSLDFGLGQEIDMLRESVRAFAAKEIAPRAADIDRQNAFPTDLWRKFGALGVLGITAEEEFGGSNMGYLAHIVAMEEISRASASVGLSYGAHSNLAVNQLQRNGTQAQKRAYLPKLISGEYVGALAMSEPDSGSDVVSMKLRAERKGDRYVLNGSKMWITNGPDADVLVVYAKTDVKAGAKGITAFIVEKGFKGFSTAQKLDKLGMRGSNTCELVFRDCEVPAENVLGEVNEGVHVLMSGLDFERAVLAGGPLGIMQACMDVVIPYVHERVQFGQPIGEFQLMQGKLADMYTTMNACKAYVYAVGRACDRGETTRKDAAGAILYAAEKATWMAGEAIQALGGNGYINEYPTGRLWRDAKLYEIGAGTSEIRRWLIGRELFSETK is encoded by the coding sequence ATGAAACCCGGAGAAACCTTCAGGAAGGAATTTCACTCGCTCGACTTCGGCCTGGGGCAGGAAATCGACATGCTGCGCGAAAGCGTGCGCGCCTTCGCCGCGAAGGAGATCGCGCCGCGCGCCGCGGACATCGACCGCCAGAACGCCTTTCCGACGGATCTGTGGCGCAAGTTCGGTGCCCTCGGCGTGCTGGGCATCACCGCCGAGGAGGAATTCGGCGGCTCCAACATGGGCTATCTCGCCCACATCGTCGCGATGGAGGAGATCTCCCGCGCCTCGGCGTCGGTCGGCCTGTCCTATGGCGCTCACTCCAACCTCGCCGTCAATCAGCTCCAGCGCAACGGCACGCAGGCGCAAAAGCGCGCATACCTGCCCAAACTGATCTCCGGCGAGTACGTCGGCGCGCTGGCGATGAGCGAACCCGACTCCGGCTCCGATGTGGTGAGCATGAAGCTGCGCGCGGAGCGCAAGGGCGATCGTTACGTTCTCAACGGCAGCAAGATGTGGATCACCAACGGGCCGGACGCCGATGTGCTCGTGGTCTACGCCAAGACCGACGTGAAGGCCGGCGCCAAGGGCATCACGGCGTTCATCGTGGAGAAGGGCTTCAAGGGATTCTCGACCGCGCAGAAGCTGGACAAGCTCGGCATGCGCGGCTCCAATACCTGCGAGCTGGTGTTCCGGGATTGCGAAGTGCCGGCCGAAAACGTGCTCGGCGAAGTGAACGAGGGCGTGCACGTGCTGATGAGCGGACTGGATTTCGAGCGCGCGGTGCTGGCCGGCGGCCCGCTCGGCATCATGCAGGCGTGCATGGACGTGGTGATCCCGTACGTGCATGAGCGCGTGCAGTTCGGGCAGCCGATCGGCGAGTTCCAGCTCATGCAGGGAAAGCTGGCCGACATGTACACCACGATGAACGCGTGCAAGGCCTACGTCTATGCCGTCGGACGGGCGTGCGACCGGGGGGAAACCACGCGCAAGGACGCGGCCGGGGCGATCCTTTACGCGGCGGAGAAGGCCACCTGGATGGCGGGCGAGGCGATCCAGGCGCTGGGCGGCAACGGCTACATCAACGAATATCCCACCGGGCGGTTGTGGCGCGACGCGAAGCTCTACGAGATCGGCGCGGGTACCTCGGAGATCCGCCGCTGGCTTATCGGCCGCGAGCTTTTTTCCGAAACGAAGTAG
- a CDS encoding NAD(P)-dependent oxidoreductase has translation MVDKKIGFIGVGMMGHGMAKNLVEKGFPTTILAHRNRAPVEDLVKRGAKEAKDVAALVASSDVVFLCVTGSPQVEDLVYRKDGIRDSVKPGQIVVDTSTSLPFSTLRIAADLAAKGARFVDAPLTRTPVEAEQGRLNTMVGADAETFREIEPALRAFCENVFHVGEVGAGHKIKLINNFAAIGQMALIAEALIACAKLGVDPKKYFQLVSTGAANSGIFQMLAGKAVEGDFTGMKFGLANALKDVRYYMQMAMEGSVSGPMAASTLTSLTQAVNLGFGAPEHLVGALVQAQAKINNTPFPPKT, from the coding sequence ATGGTCGACAAGAAGATAGGATTCATCGGCGTCGGGATGATGGGCCACGGGATGGCGAAGAACCTGGTCGAGAAAGGCTTTCCGACCACGATCCTGGCGCACAGAAACCGCGCTCCCGTGGAAGACCTCGTCAAGCGCGGAGCGAAAGAAGCGAAAGACGTCGCCGCGCTGGTTGCGAGCTCGGACGTGGTGTTCCTCTGCGTCACCGGCTCGCCGCAGGTCGAGGACCTGGTGTACCGCAAGGACGGAATCCGGGACAGCGTGAAGCCGGGACAGATCGTGGTCGATACCTCGACCAGCCTGCCGTTCTCCACCCTGAGAATCGCGGCCGATCTCGCGGCCAAAGGCGCGCGCTTCGTGGACGCGCCGCTCACCCGCACGCCGGTGGAGGCGGAGCAGGGGCGGCTCAACACCATGGTGGGCGCCGACGCGGAAACCTTCCGGGAGATCGAGCCGGCGCTCAGGGCGTTCTGCGAGAACGTCTTCCACGTGGGCGAAGTAGGCGCCGGCCACAAGATCAAGCTCATCAACAATTTCGCGGCCATCGGGCAGATGGCCTTGATCGCCGAGGCGCTCATTGCCTGTGCCAAGCTCGGCGTCGATCCGAAGAAGTACTTTCAACTGGTATCCACGGGCGCGGCCAACTCCGGCATCTTTCAGATGCTGGCCGGCAAAGCGGTCGAGGGCGATTTCACCGGCATGAAGTTCGGGTTGGCGAACGCGCTGAAGGACGTGCGCTATTACATGCAGATGGCGATGGAGGGCAGCGTGTCCGGCCCGATGGCCGCCTCGACGCTGACCTCGCTCACGCAGGCCGTGAACCTGGGTTTCGGCGCACCGGAGCACCTGGTCGGCGCGCTGGTGCAGGCGCAGGCGAAGATCAACAACACCCCCTTCCCGCCAAAAACATGA
- a CDS encoding MerR family DNA-binding transcriptional regulator, giving the protein MKESYTITDLAREFGITTRAIRFYEDHGLLAPRRVGRNRVYGSRDRVRLKLTLRGKRLGLSLSEIRELLDMYDAAKGEKAQLLRFVEVLERRRAILEQQREDIEAVLGEIAQLEAQCRNLLGERGEGAADSSVSADTSIVRI; this is encoded by the coding sequence ATGAAAGAGAGCTATACCATCACCGACCTGGCGCGCGAGTTCGGCATCACCACGCGCGCGATTCGCTTCTACGAAGACCACGGACTGCTCGCGCCCAGACGCGTGGGTCGTAACCGCGTGTACGGGAGCCGCGATCGTGTCCGGCTCAAGCTCACGCTGCGGGGGAAGCGTCTGGGCTTGTCGCTCTCCGAGATCCGCGAGCTGCTGGACATGTACGACGCCGCCAAGGGCGAAAAGGCGCAGCTTCTCCGCTTTGTCGAAGTGCTGGAAAGGCGGCGCGCGATTCTCGAGCAACAGCGCGAGGACATCGAGGCGGTGCTGGGGGAGATCGCCCAGCTCGAAGCCCAATGCCGCAACCTCCTGGGGGAGCGGGGCGAGGGGGCGGCCGATAGCTCAGTGAGCGCTGACACATCAATCGTAAGAATCTGA
- a CDS encoding PaaI family thioesterase, with translation MSAFKPANPSFAERVRDSFERQGVMALLGARLNRVEPGRCGIHLPYRPELSQQHGYFHGGIIGTIADSAGGYAAFTLMPADASVLTVEYKMNLLAPGDGALLIARGRVVKPGRTLIVAAVDAVVVKGGRETLCATLLQTLMTMHGRPDR, from the coding sequence GTGTCCGCCTTCAAGCCCGCAAACCCATCCTTCGCCGAGCGCGTGCGCGACAGCTTCGAGCGCCAGGGCGTGATGGCGCTGCTCGGCGCGCGCTTGAACCGCGTCGAGCCGGGTCGGTGCGGGATCCACCTGCCGTACCGGCCCGAGCTTTCGCAGCAGCACGGCTATTTCCACGGCGGGATCATCGGTACCATCGCAGACTCCGCCGGCGGTTACGCAGCGTTCACGCTGATGCCCGCGGATGCGAGCGTGCTCACGGTCGAGTACAAGATGAACCTGCTGGCTCCGGGAGACGGCGCGCTGCTGATCGCACGCGGGCGGGTGGTCAAGCCCGGTCGCACGCTGATCGTCGCCGCGGTGGACGCCGTCGTCGTGAAAGGCGGTCGCGAGACGCTGTGCGCCACGTTGCTGCAGACGCTGATGACCATGCACGGGAGGCCCGATCGATGA
- the aceK gene encoding bifunctional isocitrate dehydrogenase kinase/phosphatase — protein sequence MTTVAEQTEQDLAFLIAQGMLDGFNRHYRLFRETSRYAKSLFENGQWAELQRISRERIAFYSRRVDETVRYLQRRFNTDALPDAVWQRVKLHYVGLLSNHKQPELAETFFNSVSCRILHRSYYHNDFIFVRPALSTEHIDSDPPTYRSYYPSQARLRRVLRAILAEFALRNRFQDLERDLRCLLRAARARLPRPFVPEANHQIQVLSSLFFRNKGAYVIGKIVNGNLEIPFAVPILRNDDGTLYLDTVLFETDQLAILFGFSRAYFLVDMEVPSGYVQFLRGLLPRKPVAELYTMLGLQKHGKTLFYRDFLHHLRHSSDQFTIAPGIKGMVMLVFTLPSYPYVFKVIRDAILPPKEITREGVKQKYLIVKQHDRVGRMADTLEYTDVALPKERFSAELLDELRSVAPSVLEDEGDTLIIKHLYVERRMTPLNLYLDQASDEQVRRAVEDYGLGIKQLAWANIFPGDMLFKNFGVTRYGRIVFYDYDEIAYMTDCNFRRIPPAPTPEDEWSAEPWYPVGPNDVFPEEFAAFLLVDPRVREAFLAEHADLLAPEFWNRAKERIAGGHIEDVFPYPESMRFRNRPAFRSSPTRQQDTQGHEGQRMRRGSSS from the coding sequence ATGACGACGGTTGCGGAACAGACCGAGCAGGATCTGGCGTTCCTGATCGCGCAGGGGATGCTCGATGGCTTCAACCGGCACTACCGGCTCTTCCGGGAGACCAGCCGTTACGCGAAGTCGCTGTTCGAGAACGGCCAGTGGGCGGAACTGCAGCGCATCTCCCGCGAGCGCATCGCCTTCTATTCGCGGCGCGTCGACGAAACGGTGCGGTACCTGCAGCGCCGCTTCAACACCGATGCGCTGCCCGACGCCGTCTGGCAGCGGGTCAAGCTGCATTACGTCGGGCTGCTGTCCAACCACAAGCAGCCCGAGCTGGCGGAAACCTTCTTCAACTCGGTGAGCTGCCGCATCCTGCATCGCAGCTACTATCACAACGACTTCATCTTCGTGCGGCCCGCGCTGTCCACCGAGCACATCGATTCCGATCCGCCGACCTACCGCAGCTACTATCCGTCCCAGGCGCGATTGCGGCGGGTCTTGCGCGCGATCCTGGCCGAGTTCGCCCTGCGCAACCGTTTCCAGGATCTGGAGCGCGACCTGCGCTGCCTGCTGCGCGCCGCGCGCGCCCGGCTGCCTCGGCCCTTCGTGCCCGAGGCCAACCACCAGATCCAGGTGCTCTCCTCGCTGTTCTTCCGCAACAAGGGCGCGTACGTCATCGGCAAGATCGTCAACGGCAACCTCGAGATCCCGTTCGCGGTCCCGATCCTGCGCAACGACGACGGCACGCTCTACCTTGACACCGTGCTGTTCGAGACCGATCAGCTCGCCATACTCTTCGGTTTCTCCCGCGCCTATTTCCTGGTGGACATGGAGGTGCCTTCCGGTTACGTGCAGTTCCTGCGCGGCCTGCTGCCGCGCAAGCCGGTGGCCGAGCTCTACACCATGCTGGGGCTGCAGAAGCACGGCAAGACGCTTTTCTACCGCGACTTCCTCCATCACTTGAGGCATTCGAGCGACCAGTTCACGATCGCGCCCGGCATCAAAGGCATGGTGATGCTGGTGTTCACGCTGCCCTCCTACCCGTACGTCTTCAAGGTCATCCGGGACGCGATCCTGCCGCCGAAGGAAATCACGCGCGAAGGCGTCAAGCAGAAGTACCTCATCGTCAAGCAGCACGACCGCGTGGGCCGAATGGCGGACACGCTGGAGTACACCGACGTCGCGTTGCCCAAGGAGCGCTTCTCGGCGGAGCTGCTGGACGAGTTGCGCAGCGTGGCGCCCTCGGTGCTGGAGGACGAGGGCGACACGCTCATCATCAAGCACCTGTACGTCGAACGGCGCATGACGCCGCTCAACTTGTATCTCGATCAGGCTTCCGACGAGCAGGTGCGCCGCGCGGTCGAGGACTACGGCCTGGGGATCAAGCAGCTCGCCTGGGCCAATATCTTTCCGGGCGACATGCTGTTCAAGAACTTCGGCGTCACCCGCTACGGGCGCATCGTGTTCTACGATTACGACGAGATCGCATACATGACCGACTGCAACTTCCGGCGCATCCCGCCGGCACCGACCCCCGAGGACGAATGGTCGGCCGAGCCGTGGTACCCGGTCGGGCCGAACGACGTCTTCCCCGAGGAATTCGCGGCCTTCCTGCTCGTCGATCCGCGCGTGCGCGAAGCCTTTCTCGCCGAACATGCGGATCTCCTCGCCCCGGAGTTCTGGAACCGGGCCAAGGAGCGGATCGCCGGCGGCCACATCGAGGACGTCTTTCCTTATCCGGAGTCGATGCGCTTCCGGAACAGGCCGGCGTTTCGAAGCTCACCAACAAGGCAGCAAGACACGCAGGGACACGAAGGACAGCGCATGCGACGAGGTAGTTCTTCGTGA
- a CDS encoding acetyl-CoA C-acetyltransferase, translated as MATDPVVIVSAVRTPMAAFQGELKDFSAARLGAAAIRAAVERAGIAPERVQEVIMGCVLPAGQGQAPARQAALGAGLPLSVGCTTVNKMCGSGMKAAMLAHDLLAAGTNDVMVAGGMESMTNAPYLLPKARAGYRMGHQQVLDHMFLDGLEDAYDKGRLMGTFAEDCAAKYSFTREAQDRFAVTSLQRAQKANQDGSFAWEIVPIAIKAGKEERFVERDEQPFKASFERIPLLKPAFRKDGTVTAANSSSISDGAAALVMMRQSTAEALGRTPLARVVGHSTHAQEPGWFTTAPVGAIRKLFDKTGWSKDQVDLYEINEAFAVVTMAAMKEHGLPHEKVNVHGGACALGHPIGASGARILVTLIGALRKHGGRRGVAALCIGGGEATAMAIELV; from the coding sequence ATGGCAACCGACCCCGTGGTAATTGTTTCCGCAGTGCGTACCCCGATGGCCGCGTTTCAGGGTGAGCTGAAGGATTTCTCCGCGGCCCGGCTCGGCGCGGCGGCGATTCGCGCGGCAGTGGAGCGCGCCGGCATCGCCCCGGAGCGGGTGCAGGAGGTGATCATGGGCTGCGTGCTGCCCGCCGGTCAGGGTCAGGCGCCGGCGCGCCAGGCGGCGCTCGGCGCCGGACTGCCTCTGTCGGTCGGTTGCACGACGGTCAACAAGATGTGCGGCTCGGGCATGAAGGCGGCGATGCTCGCCCACGACCTGCTCGCCGCCGGCACCAACGACGTCATGGTGGCCGGCGGGATGGAATCGATGACCAACGCGCCTTACCTGCTGCCGAAGGCGCGGGCCGGCTACCGCATGGGACACCAGCAGGTGCTCGACCATATGTTCCTCGACGGCCTGGAGGACGCCTACGACAAGGGCCGGCTGATGGGCACTTTCGCCGAGGACTGCGCCGCGAAGTATTCGTTCACGCGCGAGGCGCAGGACCGTTTTGCGGTGACCTCGCTGCAGCGCGCGCAGAAGGCCAACCAGGACGGCAGCTTCGCCTGGGAAATCGTTCCGATCGCCATCAAGGCGGGCAAGGAAGAGCGCTTCGTGGAGCGCGACGAGCAACCGTTCAAGGCCAGCTTCGAAAGGATTCCTCTGCTAAAGCCGGCGTTCCGCAAGGACGGCACGGTGACCGCCGCCAATTCCAGCTCGATCTCGGACGGCGCGGCGGCGCTGGTGATGATGCGTCAATCGACCGCCGAAGCGCTGGGGCGGACGCCGCTCGCGCGCGTGGTCGGCCATTCGACCCACGCGCAGGAGCCGGGCTGGTTCACCACCGCACCGGTGGGCGCCATCCGCAAGCTCTTCGACAAGACCGGCTGGAGCAAAGACCAGGTCGATCTGTACGAGATCAACGAGGCCTTCGCGGTGGTCACCATGGCCGCAATGAAGGAGCACGGTCTGCCGCACGAGAAGGTCAACGTGCACGGCGGCGCCTGTGCGCTCGGCCATCCGATCGGCGCCTCCGGCGCACGCATCCTCGTCACCCTGATCGGCGCGCTGCGCAAGCACGGCGGGCGGCGCGGCGTCGCCGCCCTGTGCATCGGCGGGGGCGAGGCCACCGCCATGGCCATCGAGCTTGTCTAG